In Chitinophaga sp. HK235, a single window of DNA contains:
- a CDS encoding SDR family NAD(P)-dependent oxidoreductase, whose amino-acid sequence MGIVLITGATAGFGQACAEIFAAKGHDVIITGRRKERLETLKTQLSQEYGANVLALNFDVRDEQAVQAALNSIPEEWKAVDILINNAGLAAGLSTIDEGDTEDWNTMIDTNVKGLLYVSRTVIPWMRSRTRGHIINIGSTAAKTVYAKGNVYCATKAAVDAISEGMRIDLLPYRIKVTAIHPGAAETEFSLVRFKGDEDKAKDVYKGFIPMSAKDVADVVYYCTTLPPHVCINDLVLTPLQQANAYYIDKN is encoded by the coding sequence ATGGGAATCGTTCTTATTACAGGTGCTACGGCAGGGTTTGGCCAGGCATGTGCAGAAATATTTGCAGCAAAAGGCCATGACGTGATCATCACTGGTCGTCGCAAGGAAAGGCTGGAAACACTGAAAACACAACTTTCTCAGGAGTATGGTGCCAATGTGCTGGCCCTTAATTTTGATGTCAGAGATGAACAGGCCGTACAGGCAGCACTGAACAGCATCCCCGAAGAATGGAAAGCGGTGGATATCCTGATCAACAACGCCGGACTGGCAGCTGGCCTCAGCACCATCGATGAAGGAGACACCGAAGACTGGAATACGATGATAGACACCAACGTCAAAGGGCTGTTGTATGTTTCCCGTACCGTGATTCCGTGGATGCGTTCCCGTACCCGTGGCCATATTATCAACATCGGCTCTACCGCCGCCAAAACCGTATATGCCAAAGGCAACGTATACTGTGCCACCAAAGCTGCTGTAGATGCTATTTCCGAAGGTATGCGCATAGACCTGCTGCCCTACCGGATAAAGGTAACCGCCATCCACCCGGGTGCCGCTGAAACTGAGTTCTCCCTGGTACGCTTCAAAGGCGACGAAGACAAAGCCAAAGATGTATACAAAGGCTTTATTCCCATGAGTGCCAAAGATGTGGCTGATGTGGTATACTATTGCACTACCCTGCCTCCGCATGTTTGTATCAATGACCTCGTACTAACACCTTTGCAACAGGCCAATGCCTATTATATTGATAA